One genomic window of Lytechinus variegatus isolate NC3 chromosome 1, Lvar_3.0, whole genome shotgun sequence includes the following:
- the LOC121413193 gene encoding beta-alanine-activating enzyme-like isoform X4 gives MMFTITEDDVVFMASPLTFDPSVVEMFMTWSKGAALLIVPTKLKMAPSSLARVLRRNHVTVLQATPSLVSRFSTSTLQQDLLGASSTLRILAFGGESCPTPATIASWRGPGNRTEFFNLYGITEVSSWASCFKIPEEWLEQRLDQHIPLGDALKDTILHVRDERGRVVHSGIGEVFIGGYHRVCFLGNEELQVGRDQLIMRATGDMVEVTKRGRFFLGRRDDQVKRHGKRTSLFRIKQVIAACPGIGSCDVIHRDGRLIAFYTLIINNPTSTPPPLELAGPENDNTQNSVLPWTTGEPSLPSSSLSTSPSSVVMPRLDQETCAVSAGVEELSQVKESTPSVAQKDKTTSKYISSMQLAEPSRLHFNQKPFSGISEIDVGDHLPDDSVHSTSGASVSSDLLGKLAQPSRNIIEYLRGALPNHAIPDKFVVLQTLPITRHGKVDTGALKELYQCLEASEKESRERGRTLPGRWEEIVVQEWKSSLFLAESDAIRDHDSFVTLGGDSFQALRLVQSLEASLGTPLPDLMDVLLHQTFLEVLETIAQCLQETSCQQHLENYQDMEIKSQKISYHDSENRDRESYRQKVIDSVQFRETHIHHHQNNLKDSKEQFMNETLDNAVVTGTSHETVLDQLNDLPTLENNFLNASLSQHPSDCLLEVDSSTGRGEADDGILTGQRLKRKLYSLDPLDDASSKKPSGPETAPLSGSNRLTSPPDTKENYIVSVRRGCQISHHGSFQKIAIEGDYGHCEDPSIGPSERSGKRGKLTFEESWRVDTGKCVDASPLVVCSSSSQTVYIGSHSHLFIAITMETGNVLWRTELGDRVESSACLSACGRFVIVGCYDHFVYCLSALNGHIYWKYETGDVVKCSPVCDVTNELVYIGSHDQHITALRVKEETFEVKWRSHCGGGSVFASPCLHRTTGTLIAATLRGNIVAFNKESGVKKWCFSCPKPVFSSPVAMDNGVLFGCVNGIMYCLSHTGIKLWTWTVNGPIFSSPCISSLYPLHLSDFNSDQPSGRLVIFGSHCGSVTCLDPLTGQHEWTTVVSSFPIYSSPFIFTGGGHRRVAVASTEGHIYVLDVQTGKILSETELPGEVFSSPIVIGSKRIIVGCRDDFVYCLYAKDME, from the exons ATGATGTTCACAATTACCGAAGATGATGTGGTGTTCATggcttcacctttgacctttgacccaagTGTAGTTGAGATGTTCATGACCTGGAGCAAGGGAGCGGCCCTTCTGATTGTACCCACCAAGCTCAAGATGGCCCCCAGCTCTCTGGCCAGAGTCCTGAGGAGGAACCATGTGACGGTgcttcag GCCACACCATCTCTTGTATCCCGCTTCTCAACCTCGACCTTGCAACAGGATCTTCTTGGTGCTTCCTCCACCCTTCGCATCCTTGCATTTGGGGGCGAGTCCTGTCCCACACCAGCTACCATTGCCTCTTGGAGGGGGCCTGGGAACCGGACGGAATTCTTCAATCTCTATGGCATCACTGAAGTATCCAGCTGGGCATCCTGTTTCAAGATTCCAGAAGAGTGGCTGGAGCAGAGACTAGATCAGCA tatTCCATTAGGAGATGCATTAAAAGACACCATACTTCATGTTAGAGATGAAAGAGGACGAGTGGTTCATTCAGGCATAGGAGAGGTTTTTATTG GAGGATACCATCGTGTGTGTTTCCTTGGCAATGAAGAACTTCAAGTCGGTAGAGACCAGCTGATCATGAGAGCAACTGGAGATATGGTAGAGGTCACCAAGAGAGGTCGCTTCTTCCTTGGTCGCCGGGATGATCAGGTCAAGCGCCATGGCAAACGAACAAGTCTCTTTCGAATTAAACAG GTAATTGCAGCTTGTCCTGGTATTGGATCCTGTGATGTTATTCATAGAGATGGCAGGCTCATTGCATTCTACACATTAATCATTAACAACCCTACCTCAACGCCACCTCCATTGGAGTTAGCCGGTCCAGAAAATGATAATACCCAGAATTCCGTATTACCTTGGACAACAGGCGAGCCATCTCTGCCATCATCTTCACTGTCGACGTCGCCATCATCAGTAGTAATGCCAAGACTAGACCAAGAAACTTGTGCAGTATCAGCTGGAGTAGAAGAGCTATCACAAGTGAAAGAATCTACTCCTTCAGTGGCTCAAAAGGATAAAacaacatcaaaatatatttcttcaatGCAGTTGGCAGAGCCATCAAGGTTACATTTCAATCAGAAACCATTCTCTGGTATATCTGAAATAGATGTGGGTGACCACCTACCTGATGATAGCGTACATTCAACTTCTGGAGCATCAGTTTCATCAGACTTATTGGGAAAATTAGCACAGCCTTCAAGGAACATAATAGAGTATCTTCGAGGTGCTCTTCCAAACCATGCCATCCCTGACAAGTTTGTCGTCCTCCAGACTCTCCCCATCACAAGACATGGCAAGGTAGATACCGGTGCCCTCAAGGAACTGTATCAATGCCTAGAAGCATCCGAGAAGGAGAGTAGAGAAAGGGGCCGAACCTTACCAGGAAGATGGGAGGAGATTGTGGTACAAGAATGGAAG AGCTCTCTCTTCCTGGCCGAGTCAGATGCAATCAGAGACCATGACTCTTTTGTGACTCTTGGTGGAGATTCTTTCCAAGCTCTTCGCTTGGTCCAATCTCTGGAAGCTTCCCTTGGCACTCCTCTTCCTGATCTCATGGATGTTCTCCTGCATCAGACATTCCTCGAAGTTCTGGAAACAATCGCACAATGTCTTCAAGAGACTTCTTGCCAACAACATCTTGAAAACTATCAAGATATGGAGATCAAGAGTCAAAAGATAAGCTATCATGATTCAGAAAATCGTGACAGAGAGAGTTACAGACAAAAGGTCATTGATTCTGTCCAGTTTCGAGAAActcatattcatcatcaccaaaataatttaaaagacAGTAAGGAACAGTTTATGAATGAAACTCTGGACAATGCAGTTGTTACAGGCACCAGTCATGAAACTGTACTTGATCAGCTTAATGATTTACCAActttagaaaataattttttaaatgcatCGTTATCTCAGCACCCAAGTGATTGTCTTTTAGAAGTTGACTCTTCAACTGGCAGAGGGGAAGCGGACGATGGTATCCTCACCGGACAAAGACTCAAACGAAAACTGTATTCTCTAGATCCTTTAGATGATGCTTCTTCAAAGAAGCCATCGGGCCCAGAGACAGCACCTCTGTCGGGCTCAAACAGACTAACTTCACCACCAGATACCAAAGAAAACTACATCGTTTCAGTAAGAAGAGGTTGCCAGATTTCTCATCACGGCAGTTTTCAGAAAATAGCAATAGAGGGGGACTATGGACACTGTGAGGATCCATCCATTGGGCCATCAGAACGTAGTGGAAAGAGAGGAAAGCTCACATTTGAAGAAAGCTGGAGAGTGGACACTGGAAAGTGTGTGGATGCTTCACCTCTTGTGGTTTGTTCAAG CTCCAGCCAAACAGTTTATATTGGTTCGCATTCTCACCTATTTATTGCTATCACCATGGAAACTGGGAATGTGTTATGGAGAACAGAATTGGGAGATCGAGTAGAATCATCAGCCTGTCTGTCGGCATGTGGAAGATTTGTCATTGTTG GTTGTTATGATCATTTTGTGTACTGCCTGTCAGCATTGAATGGACACATTTATTGGAAGTACGAAACTGGCGATGTTGTCAAGTGCTCACCAGTCTGCGATGTCACAAATGAACTGGTCTACATCGGGTCACATGATCAACACATCACGGCCTTGCGAGTCAAg gaGGAAACATTTGAGGTAAAATGGCGTTCACATTGCGGAGGAGGTTCTGTCTTTGCCTCACCTTGTCTTCACAGAACGACAGGAACTCTGATAGCAGCCACTCTGAGAGGAAATATAGTAGCTTTTAACAAG GAGTCTGGAGTGAAGAAGTGGTGTTTCTCCTGCCCCAAGCCTGTCTTTTCATCACCTGTTGCTATGGATAATGGTGTTCTGTTTGGATGTGTAAATGGCATCATGTACTGCTTATCACACACTGGTATCAAG CTCTGGACTTGGACAGTTAATGGACCCATTTTCTCATCACCCTGCATATCAAGCCTCTACCCGCTCCATCTGTCGGACTTCAATAGTGACCAACCATCCGGTCGTCTGGTCATTTTTGGCTCGCACTGTGGCTCCGTCACCTGTCTTGACCCCCTGACCGGTCAGCATGAGTGGACTACCGTAGTATCATCCTTCCCGATCTACTCCTCACCTTTCATATTCACTGGGGGCGGTCATCGCAGGGTGGCCGTTGCATCAACGGAAGGTCACATCTACGTGCTAGATGTGCAGACAGGCAAGATACTATCAGAAACAGAGCTTCCTGGTGAAGTGTTTTCATCACCTATTGTGATTGGGAGCAAACGTATCATTGTAGGATGTAGAGATGATTTTGTATATTGTTTATATGCAAAAGACATggaataa
- the LOC121413193 gene encoding beta-alanine-activating enzyme-like isoform X3, producing the protein MVSCGLVLVRLASTKYNTEDSSSPLAYALHTSGTTGRPKIVRVPHSCIVPNVQDLMMMFTITEDDVVFMASPLTFDPSVVEMFMTWSKGAALLIVPTKLKMAPSSLARVLRRNHVTVLQATPSLVSRFSTSTLQQDLLGASSTLRILAFGGESCPTPATIASWRGPGNRTEFFNLYGITEVSSWASCFKIPEEWLEQRLDQHIPLGDALKDTILHVRDERGRVVHSGIGEVFIGGYHRVCFLGNEELQVGRDQLIMRATGDMVEVTKRGRFFLGRRDDQVKRHGKRTSLFRIKQVIAACPGIGSCDVIHRDGRLIAFYTLIINNPTSTPPPLELAGPENDNTQNSVLPWTTGEPSLPSSSLSTSPSSVVMPRLDQETCAVSAGVEELSQVKESTPSVAQKDKTTSKYISSMQLAEPSRLHFNQKPFSGISEIDVGDHLPDDSVHSTSGASVSSDLLGKLAQPSRNIIEYLRGALPNHAIPDKFVVLQTLPITRHGKVDTGALKELYQCLEASEKESRERGRTLPGRWEEIVVQEWKSSLFLAESDAIRDHDSFVTLGGDSFQALRLVQSLEASLGTPLPDLMDVLLHQTFLEVLETIAQCLQETSCQQHLENYQDMEIKSQKISYHDSENRDRESYRQKVIDSVQFRETHIHHHQNNLKDSKEQFMNETLDNAVVTGTSHETVLDQLNDLPTLENNFLNASLSQHPSDCLLEVDSSTGRGEADDGILTGQRLKRKLYSLDPLDDASSKKPSGPETAPLSGSNRLTSPPDTKENYIVSVRRGCQISHHGSFQKIAIEGDYGHCEDPSIGPSERSGKRGKLTFEESWRVDTGKCVDASPLVVCSSSSQTVYIGSHSHLFIAITMETGNVLWRTELGDRVESSACLSACGRFVIVGCYDHFVYCLSALNGHIYWKYETGDVVKCSPVCDVTNELVYIGSHDQHITALRVKEETFEVKWRSHCGGGSVFASPCLHRTTGTLIAATLRGNIVAFNKESGVKKWCFSCPKPVFSSPVAMDNGVLFGCVNGIMYCLSHTGIKLWTWTVNGPIFSSPCISSLYPLHLSDFNSDQPSGRLVIFGSHCGSVTCLDPLTGQHEWTTVVSSFPIYSSPFIFTGGGHRRVAVASTEGHIYVLDVQTGKILSETELPGEVFSSPIVIGSKRIIVGCRDDFVYCLYAKDME; encoded by the exons GATGATGTTCACAATTACCGAAGATGATGTGGTGTTCATggcttcacctttgacctttgacccaagTGTAGTTGAGATGTTCATGACCTGGAGCAAGGGAGCGGCCCTTCTGATTGTACCCACCAAGCTCAAGATGGCCCCCAGCTCTCTGGCCAGAGTCCTGAGGAGGAACCATGTGACGGTgcttcag GCCACACCATCTCTTGTATCCCGCTTCTCAACCTCGACCTTGCAACAGGATCTTCTTGGTGCTTCCTCCACCCTTCGCATCCTTGCATTTGGGGGCGAGTCCTGTCCCACACCAGCTACCATTGCCTCTTGGAGGGGGCCTGGGAACCGGACGGAATTCTTCAATCTCTATGGCATCACTGAAGTATCCAGCTGGGCATCCTGTTTCAAGATTCCAGAAGAGTGGCTGGAGCAGAGACTAGATCAGCA tatTCCATTAGGAGATGCATTAAAAGACACCATACTTCATGTTAGAGATGAAAGAGGACGAGTGGTTCATTCAGGCATAGGAGAGGTTTTTATTG GAGGATACCATCGTGTGTGTTTCCTTGGCAATGAAGAACTTCAAGTCGGTAGAGACCAGCTGATCATGAGAGCAACTGGAGATATGGTAGAGGTCACCAAGAGAGGTCGCTTCTTCCTTGGTCGCCGGGATGATCAGGTCAAGCGCCATGGCAAACGAACAAGTCTCTTTCGAATTAAACAG GTAATTGCAGCTTGTCCTGGTATTGGATCCTGTGATGTTATTCATAGAGATGGCAGGCTCATTGCATTCTACACATTAATCATTAACAACCCTACCTCAACGCCACCTCCATTGGAGTTAGCCGGTCCAGAAAATGATAATACCCAGAATTCCGTATTACCTTGGACAACAGGCGAGCCATCTCTGCCATCATCTTCACTGTCGACGTCGCCATCATCAGTAGTAATGCCAAGACTAGACCAAGAAACTTGTGCAGTATCAGCTGGAGTAGAAGAGCTATCACAAGTGAAAGAATCTACTCCTTCAGTGGCTCAAAAGGATAAAacaacatcaaaatatatttcttcaatGCAGTTGGCAGAGCCATCAAGGTTACATTTCAATCAGAAACCATTCTCTGGTATATCTGAAATAGATGTGGGTGACCACCTACCTGATGATAGCGTACATTCAACTTCTGGAGCATCAGTTTCATCAGACTTATTGGGAAAATTAGCACAGCCTTCAAGGAACATAATAGAGTATCTTCGAGGTGCTCTTCCAAACCATGCCATCCCTGACAAGTTTGTCGTCCTCCAGACTCTCCCCATCACAAGACATGGCAAGGTAGATACCGGTGCCCTCAAGGAACTGTATCAATGCCTAGAAGCATCCGAGAAGGAGAGTAGAGAAAGGGGCCGAACCTTACCAGGAAGATGGGAGGAGATTGTGGTACAAGAATGGAAG AGCTCTCTCTTCCTGGCCGAGTCAGATGCAATCAGAGACCATGACTCTTTTGTGACTCTTGGTGGAGATTCTTTCCAAGCTCTTCGCTTGGTCCAATCTCTGGAAGCTTCCCTTGGCACTCCTCTTCCTGATCTCATGGATGTTCTCCTGCATCAGACATTCCTCGAAGTTCTGGAAACAATCGCACAATGTCTTCAAGAGACTTCTTGCCAACAACATCTTGAAAACTATCAAGATATGGAGATCAAGAGTCAAAAGATAAGCTATCATGATTCAGAAAATCGTGACAGAGAGAGTTACAGACAAAAGGTCATTGATTCTGTCCAGTTTCGAGAAActcatattcatcatcaccaaaataatttaaaagacAGTAAGGAACAGTTTATGAATGAAACTCTGGACAATGCAGTTGTTACAGGCACCAGTCATGAAACTGTACTTGATCAGCTTAATGATTTACCAActttagaaaataattttttaaatgcatCGTTATCTCAGCACCCAAGTGATTGTCTTTTAGAAGTTGACTCTTCAACTGGCAGAGGGGAAGCGGACGATGGTATCCTCACCGGACAAAGACTCAAACGAAAACTGTATTCTCTAGATCCTTTAGATGATGCTTCTTCAAAGAAGCCATCGGGCCCAGAGACAGCACCTCTGTCGGGCTCAAACAGACTAACTTCACCACCAGATACCAAAGAAAACTACATCGTTTCAGTAAGAAGAGGTTGCCAGATTTCTCATCACGGCAGTTTTCAGAAAATAGCAATAGAGGGGGACTATGGACACTGTGAGGATCCATCCATTGGGCCATCAGAACGTAGTGGAAAGAGAGGAAAGCTCACATTTGAAGAAAGCTGGAGAGTGGACACTGGAAAGTGTGTGGATGCTTCACCTCTTGTGGTTTGTTCAAG CTCCAGCCAAACAGTTTATATTGGTTCGCATTCTCACCTATTTATTGCTATCACCATGGAAACTGGGAATGTGTTATGGAGAACAGAATTGGGAGATCGAGTAGAATCATCAGCCTGTCTGTCGGCATGTGGAAGATTTGTCATTGTTG GTTGTTATGATCATTTTGTGTACTGCCTGTCAGCATTGAATGGACACATTTATTGGAAGTACGAAACTGGCGATGTTGTCAAGTGCTCACCAGTCTGCGATGTCACAAATGAACTGGTCTACATCGGGTCACATGATCAACACATCACGGCCTTGCGAGTCAAg gaGGAAACATTTGAGGTAAAATGGCGTTCACATTGCGGAGGAGGTTCTGTCTTTGCCTCACCTTGTCTTCACAGAACGACAGGAACTCTGATAGCAGCCACTCTGAGAGGAAATATAGTAGCTTTTAACAAG GAGTCTGGAGTGAAGAAGTGGTGTTTCTCCTGCCCCAAGCCTGTCTTTTCATCACCTGTTGCTATGGATAATGGTGTTCTGTTTGGATGTGTAAATGGCATCATGTACTGCTTATCACACACTGGTATCAAG CTCTGGACTTGGACAGTTAATGGACCCATTTTCTCATCACCCTGCATATCAAGCCTCTACCCGCTCCATCTGTCGGACTTCAATAGTGACCAACCATCCGGTCGTCTGGTCATTTTTGGCTCGCACTGTGGCTCCGTCACCTGTCTTGACCCCCTGACCGGTCAGCATGAGTGGACTACCGTAGTATCATCCTTCCCGATCTACTCCTCACCTTTCATATTCACTGGGGGCGGTCATCGCAGGGTGGCCGTTGCATCAACGGAAGGTCACATCTACGTGCTAGATGTGCAGACAGGCAAGATACTATCAGAAACAGAGCTTCCTGGTGAAGTGTTTTCATCACCTATTGTGATTGGGAGCAAACGTATCATTGTAGGATGTAGAGATGATTTTGTATATTGTTTATATGCAAAAGACATggaataa